Proteins encoded together in one Hevea brasiliensis isolate MT/VB/25A 57/8 chromosome 16, ASM3005281v1, whole genome shotgun sequence window:
- the LOC131174607 gene encoding zinc finger CCCH domain-containing protein 48-like: protein MSDKCDKEDGCQFLHSWFYGDWFSTLAKLKGHIQAVSGIALPSRSDKLFSSSSDGTVHVWDCNTGQSTRVINVGVKIGALIVKAPDICRLAKYC from the exons ATGTCAGACAAATGTGATAAAGAAGATGGGTGCCAGTTCTTGCATTCATGGTTTTATGGGGATTGGTTTTCGACATTGGCAAAGCTCAAGGGGCACATACAG GCTGTCTCTGGGATTGCTCTTCCATCAAGATCTGACAAGCTTTTCTCGAGTAGTAGTGATGGAACAGTACATGTTTGGGATTGCAATACTGGTCAATCAACAAGAGTGATAAATGTTGGTGTCAAAATTGGGGCTTTAATCGTGAAGGCCCCGGATATTTGTAGGCTTGCCAAATATTGTTAA